The following proteins are co-located in the Pedobacter sp. FW305-3-2-15-E-R2A2 genome:
- a CDS encoding RNA polymerase sigma-70 factor → MGKIDQVPPPISNQDQHLHLTVHDMDELGFEQTYRNCWKSVFGIIFHYTQDEEIAEEISQDLFASLWERRKKIVIRTTVEQYLNRAAKLEAFDYLRTSSSRREHINCALQNLCDSRNCTEEQVLFNELNGNLNSLLDELPCRCREVYGLSQEQGMNNKAIASRLMISEKTVEYHLYKALSFLRINLQEYR, encoded by the coding sequence TTGGGGAAAATTGATCAAGTGCCTCCACCTATTTCAAATCAGGATCAACACCTTCACCTTACCGTCCATGACATGGATGAGCTGGGTTTTGAACAAACTTACCGGAATTGCTGGAAAAGTGTGTTTGGCATTATCTTTCATTATACCCAGGATGAGGAAATTGCGGAGGAGATTAGTCAGGATCTGTTTGCATCCCTTTGGGAGCGTAGAAAGAAAATCGTCATTAGAACTACCGTTGAGCAATATTTGAACCGGGCAGCCAAACTGGAGGCTTTCGATTATCTGCGTACCAGCAGTAGTCGCCGTGAACACATCAATTGTGCGTTACAAAACTTATGCGATTCCAGGAATTGTACTGAAGAGCAGGTGTTGTTTAATGAACTGAACGGCAACCTGAATTCGCTCTTGGACGAATTGCCATGCCGCTGCCGCGAAGTATACGGATTGAGTCAGGAGCAGGGTATGAACAATAAAGCGATTGCTTCCAGATTGATGATCTCGGAAAAAACTGTGGAGTATCACTTGTATAAAGCACTTAGTTTTTTGAGAATTAATCTACAGGAATACAGATAG
- a CDS encoding SDR family oxidoreductase yields the protein METLKNKVAVVTGGNSGIGYATAVELKAAGAKVIITGRRKEAIETAARELGVTGFVADQSSLADIEHLVERVKDEFGKVDILFINAGILGGGAIAEATEETFDSVIGVNFKGAYFTLSRFIPLLNDGSSVVFLSSNTASMSAANSSIYSSTKAALNSVMKIAAVELAPRRIRVNAVSPGPIATEILNKQGLTEEQLEGLKEWIIGRVPLQQMGRAGDVGKMVVQLSGEASSFITGAEFLMDGGMSL from the coding sequence ATGGAAACTTTAAAAAACAAAGTAGCTGTGGTTACCGGTGGTAACAGTGGCATCGGATATGCCACAGCAGTAGAATTAAAAGCAGCAGGAGCAAAGGTGATCATTACCGGAAGGCGTAAGGAGGCCATTGAAACTGCGGCCCGGGAACTTGGGGTTACCGGTTTTGTGGCAGATCAGTCAAGCCTGGCAGACATTGAGCACCTGGTGGAAAGGGTAAAAGATGAATTCGGAAAAGTGGACATTCTGTTCATCAATGCTGGAATATTGGGAGGTGGGGCCATTGCTGAAGCGACCGAAGAAACCTTCGACAGCGTGATCGGGGTTAATTTTAAGGGCGCTTATTTCACGCTTAGTCGTTTTATTCCCCTTCTGAATGATGGTTCATCAGTCGTGTTTTTGTCTTCCAATACGGCAAGCATGAGCGCCGCAAACTCCTCCATTTATTCTTCCACTAAAGCTGCGCTTAATTCGGTGATGAAGATTGCTGCGGTGGAGTTGGCGCCGCGTAGGATCAGGGTAAATGCGGTAAGCCCAGGTCCGATAGCCACAGAAATCCTGAACAAACAAGGACTTACAGAAGAGCAGCTTGAGGGCCTGAAAGAATGGATCATCGGACGGGTTCCTTTGCAGCAAATGGGAAGGGCCGGCGATGTCGGAAAGATGGTGGTTCAGCTGTCTGGCGAAGCCTCGTCTTTCATTACAGGTGCAGAATTTCTGATGGATGGGGGAATGAGCCTTTAA
- a CDS encoding TonB-dependent receptor: MKFLFFICSILYLPYSSYGQQNQLLEKTLSLQLKNVTLGDALKALGDQTGVQFSYSSTQLNTQRRVNVDIRQQSLKDALSDLLGQELKGLSLSGTQVTIQTSGGKGSVKGTVKTSDGKAAEFVTVGIKGLKSAQVDAKGNYLLKDLEAGKYTLIASFVGLGVQQKEVTVLAGQTISQNFVLVESNDQLEEVVINGGSTNKFSVKKTTTSAKMPLGNLENPQVYTTIPKTLLTEQMVTEFSMALKNSPGVYKVQGSRGINSEGASYYSMRGFRSEAALMDGVPAQTNGEVEPANIERVELIKGPSGTLFGGAVVSFGGLINIVTKKPVDTLGGEVSFTTGSYGLRRLSADVYGPADPVDKDKKLLFRMNAAYQNQQSFQDAGFRKSIFFAPSLEYRASKRLNISVNAGFYQLEGTSPSVIFLNRTRNYIAKAPSELNFNWNRSYTNNDLTMKNPTLNFRSQITYKLSDQWTSQTIYSINSRKSDGFYQYQFIRTAKDNMMERTLSKQYSVNTSRDLQQNFTGDFNLFGLRNRMVVGFDYLNQTVRNNSSPYIVFDSVDGTNPADANYAKINRAAVEAGLTKSKDPRTWNYGENNIYGAYASNVLNLTDRLMAMLSLRVDRFQNKGVFNRNTNLHTGQYMQTAISPKFGLVYQVLKDRILLFGNYMNGFSNVAPVTQPEGSGASSTFKPQQSNQFEGGAKMDLFQGKLSFTASVYDIEVNNMTWREDISVNGKNYPVTLQGGTQKSKGIELELIANPFEGLNVIAGYAYNDSKLIEGTPALEGRRPAFAGPSTLINSWISYAIPRGDLKGIGLGAGVNYIGKHVTGNSAITGVFTLPSYVMATATVFYDKPKYRLGFKVDNLTDELYFTGIGVLSPQMPRTFAANATFKF; this comes from the coding sequence TTGAAATTTCTGTTTTTTATTTGCAGTATTTTATACCTGCCCTACAGCAGTTACGGGCAGCAAAACCAGCTATTAGAAAAGACGTTGAGCCTACAGTTGAAGAATGTAACGCTGGGAGATGCATTAAAGGCGCTTGGAGATCAAACAGGTGTACAGTTTTCCTATAGTAGTACGCAGTTAAATACACAACGAAGAGTGAATGTGGATATCAGGCAGCAATCACTAAAAGATGCACTATCCGATTTGTTGGGGCAGGAGCTTAAAGGTCTTAGCCTGAGCGGGACACAGGTAACGATTCAGACTTCCGGAGGCAAAGGCAGCGTTAAAGGAACGGTTAAAACGAGCGACGGAAAAGCAGCTGAGTTTGTTACGGTAGGCATTAAGGGCTTAAAAAGCGCCCAGGTAGATGCTAAAGGAAATTACTTGCTGAAAGATCTTGAAGCTGGTAAATATACCTTGATTGCCAGTTTTGTTGGTTTGGGCGTTCAGCAAAAAGAAGTAACCGTACTTGCGGGACAAACAATTTCTCAGAATTTTGTGCTGGTAGAAAGCAATGACCAATTGGAAGAAGTGGTGATTAACGGTGGGAGCACCAATAAGTTCTCTGTAAAAAAAACCACTACTTCTGCGAAGATGCCATTGGGTAACCTCGAAAACCCGCAGGTGTATACCACCATTCCAAAGACGCTGCTAACAGAGCAAATGGTGACAGAGTTCAGTATGGCCCTGAAAAATAGTCCGGGCGTATATAAGGTTCAAGGCTCCAGAGGGATCAATAGTGAAGGTGCTTCCTATTACAGTATGCGTGGCTTCAGATCAGAGGCGGCATTAATGGATGGTGTTCCTGCACAAACTAATGGGGAAGTTGAACCCGCAAACATTGAACGTGTAGAGCTGATCAAGGGACCTTCCGGCACCTTGTTTGGAGGAGCAGTGGTCTCTTTCGGTGGCTTGATTAATATTGTCACTAAAAAGCCAGTGGATACACTGGGTGGAGAAGTAAGCTTTACTACAGGTAGTTATGGCTTGAGACGCCTTAGTGCAGACGTCTACGGGCCTGCAGATCCGGTAGATAAAGATAAAAAATTGCTGTTCAGGATGAATGCGGCTTACCAGAACCAACAGTCATTTCAGGATGCCGGTTTCAGAAAGTCGATATTTTTTGCCCCCTCGCTGGAATACCGTGCAAGCAAAAGACTAAACATCAGTGTGAATGCGGGCTTTTATCAGCTGGAAGGAACAAGCCCTTCCGTGATCTTTTTGAACAGAACACGTAATTATATAGCGAAAGCGCCATCCGAACTGAATTTTAACTGGAACAGATCTTATACCAATAATGACCTGACCATGAAAAACCCGACCCTGAATTTTAGGTCACAGATAACTTATAAACTTTCCGATCAATGGACTTCACAGACCATTTATTCGATTAATAGCCGTAAGTCTGATGGCTTTTACCAATACCAGTTTATACGTACGGCAAAAGACAATATGATGGAGCGGACGCTCTCAAAGCAATACTCTGTGAATACATCCAGAGATTTACAACAGAATTTTACGGGCGATTTTAACTTGTTTGGTTTGCGTAACAGAATGGTGGTTGGTTTCGATTACCTGAACCAGACGGTTCGTAACAACAGTTCACCTTATATTGTGTTTGACAGCGTAGACGGGACGAATCCTGCAGATGCAAATTATGCGAAGATCAACCGCGCCGCAGTAGAAGCCGGACTGACGAAAAGTAAGGATCCCCGCACCTGGAACTATGGCGAAAATAACATTTATGGTGCTTATGCTTCCAATGTGCTGAACCTGACTGACCGGTTAATGGCGATGTTGAGCTTAAGGGTAGACCGCTTCCAGAACAAAGGCGTTTTTAACCGCAATACCAATCTGCATACGGGTCAGTATATGCAAACTGCGATCTCTCCAAAGTTCGGCTTGGTTTACCAGGTACTGAAAGACAGGATTTTGTTATTTGGAAATTATATGAATGGCTTTAGTAATGTGGCCCCGGTAACACAACCAGAAGGTTCAGGCGCTTCCTCAACTTTCAAACCACAGCAATCCAATCAGTTTGAGGGAGGTGCGAAAATGGATCTGTTCCAGGGTAAATTAAGTTTTACTGCCAGCGTATACGATATTGAAGTGAACAACATGACCTGGAGAGAGGACATTAGCGTGAATGGTAAAAATTATCCGGTTACCTTACAGGGAGGTACTCAGAAAAGTAAAGGAATAGAACTCGAGCTGATTGCGAATCCATTTGAAGGTTTGAACGTCATTGCGGGTTATGCGTACAACGACAGCAAGCTGATTGAAGGAACCCCTGCGCTTGAAGGAAGACGCCCGGCTTTTGCAGGGCCCTCAACCCTGATCAATTCCTGGATCAGTTATGCCATTCCACGTGGGGACCTGAAAGGCATTGGCCTCGGTGCCGGAGTAAATTATATTGGCAAACATGTAACGGGGAATTCGGCAATCACCGGTGTATTCACTTTGCCTTCTTATGTGATGGCAACCGCAACTGTGTTTTATGATAAACCAAAATACAGATTGGGCTTTAAAGTTGACAATTTAACAGACGAACTATATTTTACAGGAATAGGGGTGTTGAGCCCACAAATGCCAAGAACTTTCGCCGCAAATGCCACTTTCAAATTTTAA
- a CDS encoding FAD-dependent oxidoreductase, translating into MENYLHGLLDEDNDPIIQEYLKFIDNGIPKTRNPKNVLIIGAGMAGMVSASMLKEAGHTVTIVESNTRVGGRIKTFRNTKDKKYFESDKVYAEAGAMRIPTIHQMVLKYIDKLKLKTQPFYYLAVDKDEAIAHQKDPKNPFPKITRNSLLYVNYRRVVQNVYFKDKANINELLDYNLETSEQNLYENQRADVLLANIMNPLKAFIAQDPEKNWPLLIERFGEYSMRRFLVEQTLYSDNAIEMIGVLQNLESRMAYDFIQSFIESNIIKDSTRFVEIVGGSDLLPTEFFKAHELEDNTYFDCRVTSLKQVPKTGKIKIGVDIEVERDFAFYEKAGFKALKTPVTDLEFDEVIVTIPFSALRHVYVTPGFSQLKRKAIRELHYDSATKILLEFREKWWQKAPYNIVGGGTITDFSNRFVYYPSQDIADEKHGVILASYCWSDEASRWDSMDDDDRYFYALKNLAIMHTDDEQERERIMNLAVITSSTKNKKGAEGRIGAATQSWMRDPYAYGEAAIFNPGQLHLLQKHIISTEWEGKAHFAGEHTSLKHAWIEGAIESGIRAALEVNEDMASLNNPR; encoded by the coding sequence ATGGAAAATTACCTGCATGGTTTGCTGGATGAGGACAATGATCCGATCATCCAGGAATACCTGAAATTTATTGACAACGGTATCCCGAAAACCCGAAATCCCAAAAACGTCTTAATCATTGGTGCCGGAATGGCCGGTATGGTGTCCGCAAGCATGCTAAAAGAAGCTGGCCATACGGTAACAATTGTCGAATCAAATACCCGTGTAGGCGGGAGAATCAAAACATTCAGGAATACAAAAGACAAGAAATATTTTGAAAGTGATAAGGTATATGCCGAAGCAGGGGCGATGCGTATTCCTACCATTCATCAAATGGTATTGAAATACATTGACAAGCTTAAACTGAAAACGCAGCCATTTTATTATCTCGCCGTTGATAAAGACGAAGCCATTGCCCATCAGAAGGATCCTAAAAATCCCTTTCCAAAAATCACCAGAAATTCCCTTTTATATGTGAATTACAGAAGGGTGGTTCAGAACGTCTATTTTAAAGATAAGGCGAACATTAACGAATTGCTGGATTATAACCTGGAGACGAGCGAACAGAATCTGTACGAAAACCAGCGTGCCGACGTTTTACTGGCCAATATCATGAATCCTTTGAAAGCATTTATTGCTCAGGATCCGGAGAAAAACTGGCCATTGCTTATTGAACGCTTTGGAGAGTATTCCATGCGTCGCTTCCTCGTGGAGCAGACTTTATACTCTGACAATGCGATTGAGATGATTGGTGTTTTACAAAACCTGGAATCAAGGATGGCATATGATTTTATTCAAAGCTTTATTGAATCCAATATCATTAAAGACAGCACACGCTTTGTCGAAATTGTAGGAGGCTCGGATCTCTTGCCAACGGAATTTTTTAAGGCACATGAGCTGGAAGACAATACTTATTTTGATTGTAGGGTAACCAGTCTGAAGCAGGTTCCAAAAACAGGAAAAATCAAAATAGGTGTAGATATTGAAGTGGAAAGAGACTTTGCATTCTATGAAAAGGCCGGCTTCAAAGCCTTAAAAACTCCGGTTACCGACCTGGAATTTGATGAAGTGATTGTTACCATACCTTTTTCAGCACTGAGACATGTATATGTTACTCCGGGATTTTCGCAGTTAAAACGCAAAGCAATCCGGGAACTTCATTACGATTCCGCTACTAAAATATTGCTAGAATTCAGGGAGAAATGGTGGCAGAAAGCACCTTATAATATTGTGGGTGGAGGAACCATCACCGACTTTTCTAACCGCTTCGTATACTATCCGAGTCAGGACATTGCAGACGAAAAGCATGGGGTGATTCTGGCCTCTTATTGCTGGTCTGATGAAGCGAGCCGCTGGGATTCTATGGACGATGACGACCGGTATTTTTATGCGCTTAAAAACCTGGCGATCATGCATACCGATGATGAGCAGGAACGTGAGCGGATTATGAATCTTGCCGTGATCACTTCATCCACCAAAAACAAAAAAGGAGCGGAAGGCAGAATTGGTGCGGCTACACAAAGCTGGATGCGTGATCCATATGCCTATGGAGAGGCCGCAATTTTCAATCCGGGTCAATTGCATCTGTTACAGAAACACATCATCTCGACTGAATGGGAGGGAAAGGCGCATTTTGCCGGAGAACATACCTCACTTAAACATGCCTGGATTGAAGGTGCAATTGAATCGGGCATTCGTGCTGCGCTTGAAGTAAACGAAGATATGGCCAGTTTAAATAATCCGCGCTAG
- a CDS encoding FecR domain-containing protein, with the protein MKITKEIIERYHQGRCSLEEQRIVEQWLDAEDVEMSFPENADINTIGDRGWKRISSRYHIDVQPDPVAAGFKSRNYRMFWQLAACITLIFGAATFYYLSNGHQDSRLVYKEIKTQKGQKLSVSLADGTVVWLNSESVLRFPENFKGRSRELEFSGEAYFSVAKDASKPFIIRTEKTKIQVLGTKFNLRAMATETATTVVVEEGKIQFSGTPDQQQLILTANKRGVFETKSTMPSMQTDEVYAGKYMAWKNGELLMDNLTIEEAARTLERWYNVKINISREDLLKERYTGSFKNPALKQVLKSLAFAVKCSYKQNGQTFTLY; encoded by the coding sequence ATGAAGATTACTAAAGAAATTATTGAGCGTTATCATCAGGGAAGATGTAGCCTGGAGGAGCAGCGTATTGTTGAACAATGGCTGGATGCTGAAGACGTGGAAATGAGTTTTCCTGAAAATGCTGATATCAATACCATTGGGGATAGAGGCTGGAAGCGAATTTCTTCCCGTTACCACATCGATGTGCAACCTGATCCCGTCGCCGCTGGTTTCAAATCCCGTAATTATCGAATGTTCTGGCAGCTTGCGGCCTGTATAACCTTGATCTTTGGTGCCGCGACTTTCTATTATTTAAGCAATGGACATCAGGATAGCCGTTTGGTTTATAAAGAGATCAAAACGCAAAAAGGGCAGAAGCTGAGTGTAAGTCTGGCCGACGGGACCGTTGTTTGGTTAAATTCGGAAAGTGTTTTACGCTTTCCGGAAAATTTTAAAGGTCGTTCAAGGGAATTGGAATTTAGTGGTGAAGCCTATTTCAGCGTCGCTAAAGATGCCTCGAAGCCATTTATCATTCGTACAGAAAAAACAAAAATACAGGTACTGGGCACGAAGTTTAACTTAAGGGCGATGGCAACCGAAACTGCGACAACGGTAGTCGTTGAGGAAGGTAAAATCCAGTTTTCCGGAACGCCGGATCAACAGCAATTGATTTTAACGGCTAATAAAAGAGGTGTTTTTGAAACAAAAAGCACGATGCCATCCATGCAAACAGATGAGGTGTACGCAGGCAAATATATGGCCTGGAAAAATGGAGAGTTGTTAATGGACAATTTAACCATTGAAGAGGCTGCCAGGACCCTCGAGCGTTGGTACAACGTAAAAATCAACATTAGCAGGGAAGACCTGCTTAAAGAACGCTATACCGGTAGTTTTAAAAATCCTGCATTGAAACAGGTGCTGAAGAGTCTTGCGTTTGCGGTGAAATGTAGTTACAAGCAAAACGGACAGACATTTACACTCTATTGA
- a CDS encoding thiamine pyrophosphate-dependent enzyme produces the protein MEETQITVARYLQIRLEQMGLRHLFGIAGNYTAPFLNTILEDKQAKIQVINDTNEINAGHCTDAYARLNGFGAVAVTYGVGAFTLLNSVAGSYVEHCPVLVINGAPTNSDQLKNIAQGMLSSHMTGDMYSNINVYRNVTVAAEQVTSAADAPYKIDSILNACILYGKPVYLEVFEDVWRMKCQAPVATLIKESFKGCKENALKAAKSVAASAAGKKIIFWGGIEIQRYGLQQEFLDLIETTDTEFVTSILGKSIVSEDHPKFKGVFNGNASPKDVKERFEKAEVKIGLGVWTTGKNLGGFDVWKDDTVLANHSGVRIGPSYEPNVSLKDFIYHLKEELTKVRFEAYQMYGPALLSDSFFVADVPETENEKTAITYDLFFARMNTFIDKRHIVVADAGFPLLGCQGIRISEANGFVAQASWLSIGYSVPAATGVKCARPDKRAVVFVGDGAFQETCQAISTQNKLKHNTIVFVLDNEIYGIEQLLVNPNPFRGKDKIDYSLPDLNEVYAYNEMHPWKYAKLVDVFGGRGFEVTDMEALETVLAQLDDIKENTIVHVHLPKTSFPEAIGYKNRKPGEDEFLNKDWSLC, from the coding sequence ATGGAAGAGACACAAATAACGGTCGCGAGATACCTGCAGATCAGACTGGAGCAAATGGGCCTTCGTCATTTATTTGGGATAGCGGGTAATTATACCGCACCATTTTTAAATACGATCCTGGAAGATAAACAGGCAAAAATTCAGGTGATCAATGATACCAATGAAATAAATGCAGGTCATTGCACCGATGCTTATGCAAGGCTGAATGGATTTGGCGCTGTTGCGGTTACCTATGGCGTGGGTGCTTTTACTTTACTCAATTCTGTAGCTGGTTCTTATGTGGAGCACTGTCCGGTGTTGGTCATCAATGGTGCGCCAACCAATAGCGATCAACTTAAGAATATCGCACAGGGAATGTTGTCTTCACACATGACAGGTGATATGTACAGCAATATCAATGTGTATAGAAATGTAACTGTAGCTGCAGAACAGGTAACCAGTGCCGCAGATGCCCCTTACAAAATTGATTCGATATTGAACGCTTGTATCTTGTATGGAAAGCCGGTTTATCTGGAGGTTTTTGAAGATGTCTGGCGGATGAAATGCCAGGCACCTGTGGCAACTTTAATTAAAGAATCCTTTAAAGGTTGTAAAGAAAATGCGCTTAAAGCGGCTAAAAGTGTAGCTGCATCGGCTGCCGGAAAAAAGATTATCTTTTGGGGTGGTATCGAGATCCAGCGCTATGGTCTGCAGCAGGAATTCCTGGACTTAATTGAGACCACAGATACTGAATTTGTCACCTCAATATTGGGAAAATCAATCGTGTCTGAAGATCATCCTAAGTTTAAAGGTGTTTTTAACGGGAATGCTTCGCCGAAGGATGTGAAAGAGCGGTTTGAAAAGGCAGAAGTAAAAATCGGACTTGGGGTATGGACTACAGGGAAAAATCTGGGAGGCTTTGATGTTTGGAAAGATGATACGGTTCTTGCAAATCACAGCGGGGTAAGAATTGGACCTTCTTATGAACCAAACGTATCGCTCAAAGACTTTATATACCATTTGAAAGAGGAGCTGACGAAAGTAAGGTTTGAGGCTTATCAAATGTACGGGCCGGCGCTGTTGTCTGATTCATTTTTTGTGGCTGATGTTCCGGAAACAGAAAATGAAAAAACAGCCATTACTTACGACCTGTTTTTCGCGAGAATGAATACCTTCATCGATAAAAGGCACATTGTGGTGGCAGATGCAGGCTTCCCTTTATTGGGCTGTCAGGGCATCCGTATTTCCGAAGCCAATGGGTTTGTTGCCCAGGCTTCCTGGCTTTCCATCGGCTATTCGGTGCCTGCGGCCACTGGCGTTAAATGCGCGAGGCCAGATAAAAGAGCGGTTGTTTTTGTTGGAGATGGTGCTTTTCAGGAGACTTGTCAGGCAATATCCACTCAGAATAAATTAAAACACAATACTATTGTGTTTGTGCTGGACAATGAGATCTATGGTATTGAGCAGTTATTGGTAAACCCGAACCCTTTCCGTGGTAAAGATAAAATCGACTATAGCCTGCCCGATTTGAATGAGGTTTATGCTTATAACGAAATGCATCCCTGGAAGTACGCAAAACTCGTTGATGTTTTTGGCGGACGGGGATTTGAAGTGACAGACATGGAGGCTTTGGAAACTGTACTGGCTCAGCTGGATGACATCAAAGAGAATACCATTGTACATGTTCATTTGCCTAAAACCTCGTTTCCTGAAGCCATTGGCTACAAAAACAGGAAGCCCGGGGAGGACGAATTTTTGAACAAAGACTGGAGCCTATGCTAA
- a CDS encoding DUF2809 domain-containing protein yields MKSENSNIRIRLIYALFVLIVIALGLLSRKIAMIPLLVGDVLYAVMMFLIICFLFLRLSFKNIALISLSICYLIEFGQLYTAPWIDRIRDTTFGALVLGRGFLWSDLAAYTLGTGICLFIFYKVKPFNTLIINKL; encoded by the coding sequence ATGAAATCAGAAAACAGCAATATCAGGATAAGGTTGATTTATGCCTTATTCGTCCTTATCGTTATCGCTTTAGGCCTCCTATCCAGAAAAATTGCGATGATACCACTCCTTGTTGGCGACGTCTTATATGCGGTGATGATGTTTCTGATCATTTGCTTTCTGTTCCTCAGGCTAAGCTTTAAAAACATCGCATTGATCAGTTTATCGATATGTTACCTCATTGAATTCGGGCAGCTTTATACCGCTCCATGGATCGATCGCATCAGAGATACGACTTTCGGTGCATTGGTGCTGGGCCGTGGATTCCTCTGGAGCGACCTGGCTGCATACACGTTAGGGACAGGGATTTGTTTGTTTATATTTTATAAAGTTAAACCCTTTAACACGCTTATAATAAACAAATTATAA
- a CDS encoding helix-turn-helix domain-containing protein, translating into MIKEVLSNPRNQQEEVQALQDTIYVLGGKWKLPIINSLCNGNSRFREIERSIPGITTRMLSRELKDMEANQLIKRTVDPDIPSMIAYSPTDYCRSFGDIILEMIKWGKAHRELIKSS; encoded by the coding sequence ATGATCAAGGAGGTACTTTCTAATCCTCGCAATCAACAGGAAGAGGTACAGGCCCTTCAGGATACGATCTATGTACTTGGCGGAAAATGGAAGTTACCCATCATTAATTCCCTTTGTAATGGCAACAGCAGATTCAGGGAAATTGAACGCAGCATCCCGGGTATCACCACCAGAATGCTTTCACGTGAGTTGAAAGATATGGAAGCCAACCAGCTGATCAAAAGAACCGTGGATCCCGACATTCCTTCCATGATCGCTTATTCCCCTACTGATTATTGCCGTTCTTTTGGAGATATTATCCTGGAAATGATCAAATGGGGCAAGGCCCATAGGGAGCTGATCAAAAGCAGCTAA
- a CDS encoding serine hydrolase, translating to MAAKIFLRIITFCVFLLLNSDMAFSQISLDSVYSILKKEIDHKRSKSIIVGIVDSNGRHIISAGVLSDKDRRLPDGNTEYEIGSVTKVITSLMLADMSLKKKLDLSDPLLKFLPKYVKPLDKNVRDISLLNLATHTAGLPRFPDNNEPKDLENPYADYTVGQLYEYLSRFEPNRVPGTQFQYSNTGYSLLGQVLINVSGKDYESLVKEQIFSPLKMNSTVITLTPALKSNMAIGHNEYGAAVSGWDMPAVASNGALRSNVNDMLTFVSANLGLIKTDLYPAMELSHRKQTRKGNDDAFITLGWTLFDHDGKEILLKDGSTAGYSSLIAIDKKKNRGIVVLANSKNEIKNIAYHILDSTFALKPYTYKWRLLDTLNSVAKRKGVDAAIALYRQLSTLEKSEFVFDEVSLIYAGNELRKANKPDDAIKMYKFNLTVYPNSTETYENLADLYRRTGNVKMAIASYEQLLKIDPKNASGIWMLRQLKDASAVR from the coding sequence ATGGCCGCAAAAATATTTTTAAGAATTATCACTTTCTGTGTTTTTCTCCTCCTGAATTCGGATATGGCATTCAGTCAGATATCTTTAGATAGTGTTTATTCGATCCTAAAAAAAGAGATAGATCACAAACGTAGCAAAAGTATTATTGTTGGAATTGTTGATTCAAATGGGCGACATATCATCAGTGCAGGAGTATTGAGCGATAAGGACCGGCGTTTGCCAGACGGCAACACCGAGTACGAAATTGGTTCTGTAACTAAAGTTATTACTTCATTAATGCTGGCCGATATGAGTTTAAAGAAAAAGCTCGATCTCAGTGATCCCTTGCTGAAATTCCTTCCGAAATATGTAAAACCGCTGGATAAAAATGTGCGGGATATCAGCCTTTTAAATTTAGCTACCCATACTGCCGGGCTCCCACGTTTTCCGGATAATAACGAGCCTAAAGATCTTGAAAATCCATATGCAGATTATACAGTTGGACAACTATATGAATACCTTTCCAGGTTTGAACCCAATAGGGTGCCTGGTACTCAATTTCAGTATTCTAATACTGGTTATTCGCTACTGGGGCAGGTCTTGATAAATGTCTCAGGCAAAGATTATGAAAGTCTGGTAAAGGAGCAGATATTTTCACCTTTAAAAATGAACAGTACGGTCATTACACTTACGCCGGCATTAAAAAGCAATATGGCGATAGGGCATAACGAATATGGGGCAGCCGTTTCGGGCTGGGACATGCCGGCTGTCGCCAGCAATGGTGCTTTGCGCTCTAATGTAAACGATATGCTTACATTTGTATCCGCGAATTTAGGGCTGATCAAAACGGATCTGTACCCGGCTATGGAATTGTCCCATCGGAAGCAGACCAGAAAGGGCAACGACGATGCCTTTATCACTTTGGGTTGGACGCTATTTGACCATGATGGCAAAGAAATACTCCTCAAAGATGGTTCGACTGCCGGTTATAGTTCTCTTATAGCCATTGACAAGAAAAAAAACAGAGGAATTGTGGTGTTGGCAAATTCGAAGAACGAGATTAAAAATATCGCCTATCACATCCTGGATTCAACTTTTGCGTTGAAACCTTATACCTATAAATGGAGGCTGTTAGATACCCTGAATTCAGTAGCGAAACGTAAAGGAGTGGATGCCGCGATTGCCTTATACCGTCAGCTTAGCACATTAGAAAAGAGTGAATTTGTATTTGATGAAGTTAGCCTTATTTATGCAGGTAATGAATTGCGAAAAGCAAATAAGCCAGACGATGCCATCAAAATGTATAAGTTTAACCTGACCGTATATCCAAATTCAACCGAGACTTATGAAAACTTAGCCGATCTGTACAGGCGGACAGGAAATGTGAAGATGGCCATTGCCAGTTATGAGCAGCTCCTGAAGATCGATCCTAAAAATGCGTCGGGAATCTGGATGCTGAGGCAGCTAAAAGATGCATCAGCTGTCAGGTAA